Genomic DNA from Sphingobium sp. WTD-1:
GGCGCTCGCCCTCATGCTCTCCTGGCGCCGTCTGGCGCCCGACGCGCCACTGCCGCTGCCGGCAGGCCGCTACAGCCATCTTCGCGCGCGGAGTCGCCGCGCCCGTGCCCCGCCCGCCTTCCTCTGACATTTTTCCCGCCCGCGATGGCGGGCGTCCGTCAGACAGAAGGAATTGAGATCATGCCCCGCAAAAGAAAGATGCGCGGTGGCCGGCGCAATCCGCCCGGCTGGTTCATGCCCGTCGTCATGGCAGGGCTCGGCGCCGCCGGCGCCCTGCTCTCGATCGCGATGCTCGGCATCGTCGAATAATAGACAATGTTCCGCGCCGGCGGCAGGATGAAGGCCTGCTGCCGGCGGACAGGGAAGGAATTTCATGCCCCACCACACGCCCCTTATCGGGACGATCGTTGCCGGCCTTGTCGTGGCCTTCATCATGGGCGCCATTGCCCATCGCCTGAAATTATCGCCGCTGGTCGGCTATCTGGTCGCCGGCATCATGGTCGGCCCCTTCACCCCCGGCTTCGTCGCCGACAGCGGCCTGGCCAATGAACTGGCCGAAATCGGCGTCATCTTGCTGATGTTCGGCGTCGGCCTGCATTTCTCGCTCAAGGATCTTCTGTCGGTCAAGGCGATCGCCGTGCCCGGCGCGATCGTGCAGATTGCGGTCGCGACCCTGCTCGGCATGGGGCTTGGCTATCTGATGGGCTGGCCGCTGATGGGCGGGCTGGTCTTTGGCCTGGCTTTGTCGGTCGCCAGCACGGTCGTGCTGCTGCGGGCGTTGCAGGGGGCGGACCTGGTGGAAACCCGGCGCGGCCGGATCGCGGTCGGCTGGCTGATCGTCGAGGATCTGGTGATGGTCCTTGCCCTCGTCCTTTTGCCGGCGCTGGCGGGGGTGATGAACAATGCCGATGCGGGCGGCGGGGCAAGCGCGCTGATCGCGCCGCTGGTCGGCACCTTGCTCAAGGTCGTCGGCTTCGTCGTGCTGATGCTGGTTGTCGGCCGCCGTCTCATCCCCTGGGCGCTGCACTGGGTGGTGCATAGCGGATCGCGCGAACTGTTCCGCCTCGCCGTGCTGGCGATTGCGCTGGGTGTCGCTTTCGGTGCCGCCATCGTGTTCGACGTGTCCTTCGCGCTGGGCGCCTTCTTTGCCGGCATGATCCTGGGCGAAACGCCGCTCAGCCGTCGCGCGACCGAGGAGACGCTGCCGCTGCGCGACGCCTTTGCGGTGCTGTTCTTCGTGTCGGTCGGCATGTTGTTCAACCCCGCGGTGGTGGTGGAACAGCCGCTGCCGCTGCTGGCCACGGTCCTCATCATCGTCGTCGGCAAGTCGATCGCCGCCTGGGGCATCGTCCGTGCCTTTGGCCATCCCAATGTCACGGCGCTGACGATCGCCGCCAGCCTGGCGCAGATCGGCGAATTTTCCTTCATCCTGGCGTCGCTGGGGGCGGGGCTGGGCGTCTTGCCGGCCGAGGCACGCGACCTGATCCTTGCCGGTGCGATCGTGTCGATCTTCATCAACCCGATTCTCTTCTCGCTGATCGTGCGCGATCACAAGAAGGAGGAGGATGAGGCGCAGGCCGACACTGCGACCGATCAGCCGCGCCTCGGCCATGTCATCCTGGTCGGCTATGGCCGGGTCGGCAAGCTGATCGCCAAGCGCTTGGCCGAGCGCCATGTCCAGTTTGTGGTGATCGAGGGCGATCCCGAACGGGTCGAGGAAGCGGAGGAGGCCGGCCTGTCGGTGGTGCGCGGCAATGCGCTGGAGGACCGGCATCTGCTGGCCGCAGGCATATGCGAGGCGCGCTATTTGCTGATCGCGGTGCCCGAAGGGTTCGAGGGCGGCGCGATCAACGAGCATGCCCGCCATCTCAACCCCAATCTGCAGGTGATCGCCCGCGCCCATAGCGATGCCGAGGTCGCGCATCTTGAAGCGCTGGGCGTGCGCCATGTCGTGATGGGCGAGCGTGAATTGGCCGGGCGCATGCTGCAGCTTTGCGGCGTCGGCTGACGGACAAGGAAAAAGGGCGGTGAACGATGGTCGATCGTTCACCGCCCTTTTTGTTCAGGAGGCTATGCCGAAGCGCTTAGCCGCGCGGCTTGCGCGGGCCGCCGGGGCGCTTGGGGCCGCCCTTGAAGGGGCGGGGCGCGTAGCCGGCCGGGCGCGGCCCACGGTCGTTCGAACGGTTGCCCTGGCGGCGATTGTCGCGGGCCTGCTCGCGCGGGGCGCCGTCGATCATCTCGAACGCCACGTCGGCGCCCTCGTCATTGGCCTCGCCCGAGCGCTTGACGGCCGACATGAAGCGGCTGGCGATCGCCCGCGGGATTTCGAACATGGTTTCGTTGGTGGTGATGCGGATCGCGCCGATGTCGCCGCGCGACACATGGCCACGACGGCAGATCAGCGGCAGGATCCAGCGCGGATCGGCATTCTGGCGACGGCCGATGTCCATGCGGAACCACTGGGTATCCTCGAATCCCGGACGCGGTCCTTCCTGGCGTGGCGGCGCTTCGCTGCGGTCCAGCAGTTCCTCGGGCGCGGGCAGCGAGGCGCGGGCGCTCTTCACCAGCATCGCGGCGATTTCCTTGGCCGACTTTTCCGCCAGCAGCTCGGCGCCCAGTGCCCAATCGGCCTCGTCCAGCTCGGCCTTTTCCATCAGGGTCGAGCGCAGGCGGGCATTGTCCTGTTCCAGGATCGCTTCCTTGCTGGGCGGGGTGCCCCATTCGACCGGGATCTTGGCGCCACGCAGCATCGATTCGACACGGCGGCGACGCGGATAGGGGACGATCAGGACGGCGGTGCCCTTCTTGCCGGCGCGACCGGTGCGGCCCGAACGGTGCTGCATCGTCTCGGCGTCGCGCGGCAGTTCGACATGGACCACCAGCGTCAGGCTGGGCAGGTCGATGCCGCGTGCGGCGACGTCGGTGGCGACGCAGACGCGCGCGCGCTTGTCGCGCAGCGCCTGGAGCGCGTGGTTGCGCTCATTCTGGCTATGCTCGCCCGACAGCGCCACGGCGGCGAAGCCGCGCTCGGTCAGGCTGCTATGCAGGTGGCGGACATTGTCGCGGGTAGCGCAGAACAGGATCGCGGTTTCGGCTTCATGATAGCGCAGCAGGTTGACCACCGCATTCTCGATGTCCGACGGGGCGACGGTGACGGCCTGGTAGCTGATGTCGCCATGGCCGCGTTCTTCGCCCACGGTCGAGATGCGCAGCGCGTCCGACTGATAGCGCTTGGCCATCGCGACGATCGGCTTGGGCATGGTGGCCGAGAACAGCAGGGTGCGGCGATCTTCCGGCGCGCTGTCCAATATGCCTTCCAGATCCTCGCGGAAGCCCATGTCGAGCATTTCGTCCGCTTCGTCGAGGACGACGGTGCGCATTCCCGACAGGTCCAGCGCGCCGCGTTCCAGATGGTCGCGCAGGCGGCCGGGAGTGCCGACGACGATATGGGCGCCATGGCTGAGCGCGCGGCGTTCCTTGGCGGCGTCCATGCCGCCGACGCAGGTGGCGATGCGGGCGCGGGCGGCGCCATAGAGCCATTCCAGCTCGCGGCTGACCTGCAGCGCCAGTTCGCGCGTCGGCGCGATCACCAGCGCCAGCGGCAGGCCGGCGACGGGTAGCTTGTCGCCACCGGTCAGCAGTTCGGCGGCCATGGCCAGGCCGAAGGCGACGGTCTTGCCCGAGCCGGTCTGCGCCGACACCAGCAGGTCGCGGCCCTGCGCTTCATCCTGCGTCACTTCGGACTGGACCGGGGTCAGGCTCTCATAACCCTTGGTGGTCAGCGCCTGGGCGAGCATGGCGGGGAGATGTTCAAAAGACATTTTTTCGTTTTCCATCGGTAAAGCGACCCGCCATTCCCGACGGATACGTGAAGACCTGCCATGCTCCCGCCGTGGAGAGCCCAGGGGTAGGTCGCGTCCCTGGTTCCAAAATCCTCCCCTTGTCGGGGGAGGGGGACCGTCGACATCGCCGACGGTGGAGGGGTGTCCCCCTATGGCGCAGGCGGCGAATGCCCCTTTGCCCGGCCTTGTGGCCCTCGGGCCGCTTCTTGAGTGAGCGGCTGGTCCTATAAAATAAGAAGGCCGCCTTCCCCCGCAAGGAGGGAAGGCGGCCCCTTTAATTCTTATCCCAACGGGATCAGATCGAGGCGACTTCGGCCACGTCGACCTTCACGCCCGGACCCATCGACGACGACAGGGCGATCTTGCGGACATACTTGCCCTTCGAGCCCGAGGGCTTCGCCTTGACGATCGCGTCGACGAACGCGTCGAAATTCTTGCGCAGGTCTTCAGCCGAGAAGCTCGACTTGCCGAGGCCAGCGTGGATGATGCCGGCCTTTTCGACGCGGAATTCGATCTGACCACCCTTGGCGGCCTTCACGGCTTCGGCGACGTTCGGCGTGACGGTGCCCAGCTTCGGGTTCGGCATCAGGCCCTTCGGACCCAGAACCTTACCCAGGCGACCCACCAGACCCATCATGTCGGGGGTGGCGATGACGCGCTGGAAGTCGATGTTGCCGGCCTGGATCGATTCGAGCAGGTCTTCGGCGCCCACGATGTCGGCACCGGCGTCGAGCGCCTGCTGGGCCTTGTCGTTGCGGGCGAACACGGCGACGCGAACGTCCTTGCCGGTGCCGGCGGGCAGGGTGACGACGCCACGGACCATCTGGTCGGCGTGACGCGGGTCAACGCCCAGGTTGATCGCGATTTCGACGCTTTCGTCGAACTTGGCGGTGGCGTGGGTCTTGATCAGGCCCAGTGCCTCGTCAACGCCGTGCAGCTTTTCGCGGTCGATCGCGGTCGCCAGGGCCTTCGCCTTCTTGGTCAGCTTTGCCATGGTCTTAGCCCTCCACCACTTCGAGGCCCATCGCGCGAGCGGAACCTTCGATGATCTTCGTTGCAGCGTCGATGTCGTTCGCGTTCAGGTCAGCCATCTTCGCCTGGGCGATTTCGGCGAGCTGGGCGCGGGTGATCTTGCCAGCGACGACCTTGCCCGGCTCCTTCGAGCCCGACTTCAGGTTGACGGCCTTCTTGATCAGGTAGGTGGCCGGCGGCTGCTTCGTCACGAAGGTGAACGAACGGTCCGCATAGACGGTGATGATGGTCGGCAGCGGGGTGCCCTTGTCCATCTTTTCCGTCGAAGCGTTGAACGCCTTGCAGAATTCCATGATGTTCACGCCGCGCTGACCTAGGGCAGGGCCGATCGGCGGCGAGGGGTTGGCGGCTCCGGCGGGCACCTGGAGCTTGATATAGCCCGTAATCTTCTTGGCCATTTTCACTCACTCTATAGCTGGCGAATCTGCGGACAGATTCACCGGTTCAAGTTTAGCGGTCTAGCGGCACCCCGAAGGGAACCTCCCGCACATATCCAGCCATCCCGAGGGATGGGCATGGAAGCGCGGCCCTATAGCGACCTTCTCGTCCAAAGGGAAGGGGGAGTCTGTCTTTCGGCGAATTGGGCCGAAAAGCTATGCGTCCCCAACAAAAAGGGCCGCCGGCTGGAAAGCGGGCGACCCTTTTTTGAACAGCCTTGCGGCGGCTGGTTACTTCGACAGTTCGACCTGTTCGAAGTCCAGTTCCACCGGGGTGGCGCGACCGAAGATCGACACCGACACCTTGACCCGGTTCTTTTCGAAATCCAGTTCCTCGACCACGCCGTTGAAGCTGGCGAAGGGGCCGTCCAACACCTTGACGCTGTCGCCGATTTCGTAATCGACATTGACCTTGTGCTTGGGGGCGGCGGCGGCTTCCTTCTGGGCGCCGAAATAGCGGGCGGCTTCGCTCTCGCTGATCGCCTGTGGCTTGCCGCTCGAACCCAGGAAGCCGGTGACCTTGGGTGTGTTCTTGACGAGGTGATAGACGTCGTCGTTCATCGCCAGCTTGGCGAGGACGTAGCCGGGCATGAACTTGCGTTCGACCAGCACCTTCTTCCCGCGCTTCACCTCGGTGACGGTCTCGGTCGGCACTTCGACCTGCTCGACCAGTTGCGACAGGCCCATGCGCTCGGCCTCGGTCAGGATCGATTCCTTGACCTTGTTCTCGAAGCCCGAATAGGCGTGGATGATGTACCAGCGCGCCATGTTACCGTCTTAAACTCCTTTTTGAACGCCGTGCGTTCAACGACCCGATGCGAGGCTCAGCAGCCACTGGACAATCGCACCGAAGAAGGTGTCGATACCGAAGAAGAAGATGCCAAGCAATGAGGTCATGATGACGACCAGGACGGCGGTCATCAATGTTTCGCGACGGGTCGGCCACGCAATTTTCGACCATTCGGTCTTGACCTGATTGACGAACTCACTCGGAGAAGTCTTCGCCATCGCGCTGTCTGCTCACCTTCAAAATCAACACCAAAGCGCGAAGCAACAGTCCGCCCTCCCGATCCCGCCATCTTCAGCGTTTGGGGGTGCGGTCGCGCTTCGCGACCCGTACTTCGCTAAGCGCACTTAGCCGCGAACCCATGGATTTACAAGGTTCGCGGCCAGTTCGCTTGGCAGGAGTGGAGGGACTCGAACCCACGGCATTCGGTTTTGGAGACCGACGCTCTACCAACTGAGCTACACTCCTGCACTGGCCCGAGCCAGCGAAGGAGGGCGCTTTAGCGTGGCCTATCGGAGAGGGCAAGCGACTTTATGCAACTTCTTCAACAAGAATATGCGCGCTGGTCTGGCGCTCGGCTTCCGCGTTGATCTGCGCGCCCAGCAGGACGATATAGGCTGACACGAACAGCCAGAGCTGCAGGATCACCACGGCGGCCAGCGAGCCATAGGTCTTGTTGTAATCGCCGAAGGTCGAGACGTAGAAGGAGACGGCCAGCGTCGCCACCAGCCAGAACAGCGTCGCGGCGATCGATCCCACGGTCAGCCATTGCCATTGCACCCGGCGGCGATGCGGGCCGAAGCGGTAGATCAGGCCGAAGATGCTGCTGGCGAGCAGGCCGGCGCAGATCCAGGTCGTTGCCTTGATCGCGAACAGCACGCCCGGTCCCCAGTTGGTCAGCAATTTCTGGAGCAGGCCGATGATCGTCGCGGTCACGACGCCGGCGACCACCACCAGGACGGCGGAAAAGGTGATTCCCATCGACACGCGATAGAAGGCGAAGATATTGCGGCCCTCCTTCTGCGCATAGACGATG
This window encodes:
- the rplK gene encoding 50S ribosomal protein L11; translation: MAKKITGYIKLQVPAGAANPSPPIGPALGQRGVNIMEFCKAFNASTEKMDKGTPLPTIITVYADRSFTFVTKQPPATYLIKKAVNLKSGSKEPGKVVAGKITRAQLAEIAQAKMADLNANDIDAATKIIEGSARAMGLEVVEG
- the ybaL gene encoding YbaL family putative K(+) efflux transporter produces the protein MPHHTPLIGTIVAGLVVAFIMGAIAHRLKLSPLVGYLVAGIMVGPFTPGFVADSGLANELAEIGVILLMFGVGLHFSLKDLLSVKAIAVPGAIVQIAVATLLGMGLGYLMGWPLMGGLVFGLALSVASTVVLLRALQGADLVETRRGRIAVGWLIVEDLVMVLALVLLPALAGVMNNADAGGGASALIAPLVGTLLKVVGFVVLMLVVGRRLIPWALHWVVHSGSRELFRLAVLAIALGVAFGAAIVFDVSFALGAFFAGMILGETPLSRRATEETLPLRDAFAVLFFVSVGMLFNPAVVVEQPLPLLATVLIIVVGKSIAAWGIVRAFGHPNVTALTIAASLAQIGEFSFILASLGAGLGVLPAEARDLILAGAIVSIFINPILFSLIVRDHKKEEDEAQADTATDQPRLGHVILVGYGRVGKLIAKRLAERHVQFVVIEGDPERVEEAEEAGLSVVRGNALEDRHLLAAGICEARYLLIAVPEGFEGGAINEHARHLNPNLQVIARAHSDAEVAHLEALGVRHVVMGERELAGRMLQLCGVG
- a CDS encoding DEAD/DEAH box helicase, which produces MSFEHLPAMLAQALTTKGYESLTPVQSEVTQDEAQGRDLLVSAQTGSGKTVAFGLAMAAELLTGGDKLPVAGLPLALVIAPTRELALQVSRELEWLYGAARARIATCVGGMDAAKERRALSHGAHIVVGTPGRLRDHLERGALDLSGMRTVVLDEADEMLDMGFREDLEGILDSAPEDRRTLLFSATMPKPIVAMAKRYQSDALRISTVGEERGHGDISYQAVTVAPSDIENAVVNLLRYHEAETAILFCATRDNVRHLHSSLTERGFAAVALSGEHSQNERNHALQALRDKRARVCVATDVAARGIDLPSLTLVVHVELPRDAETMQHRSGRTGRAGKKGTAVLIVPYPRRRRVESMLRGAKIPVEWGTPPSKEAILEQDNARLRSTLMEKAELDEADWALGAELLAEKSAKEIAAMLVKSARASLPAPEELLDRSEAPPRQEGPRPGFEDTQWFRMDIGRRQNADPRWILPLICRRGHVSRGDIGAIRITTNETMFEIPRAIASRFMSAVKRSGEANDEGADVAFEMIDGAPREQARDNRRQGNRSNDRGPRPAGYAPRPFKGGPKRPGGPRKPRG
- a CDS encoding YihY/virulence factor BrkB family protein translates to MTETIAQQVHVDAPWKIPPRAWWEILKRVYAAMSANHLGLLSAGVAYYAFLSIAPLLAAVVLTYGLVGDPQIVARHMQAIITVVPADAAQLINDQLLGMVSARKPAIGFGLFLALGLAVYGATRAASAIMEALNIVYAQKEGRNIFAFYRVSMGITFSAVLVVVAGVVTATIIGLLQKLLTNWGPGVLFAIKATTWICAGLLASSIFGLIYRFGPHRRRVQWQWLTVGSIAATLFWLVATLAVSFYVSTFGDYNKTYGSLAAVVILQLWLFVSAYIVLLGAQINAEAERQTSAHILVEEVA
- the nusG gene encoding transcription termination/antitermination protein NusG produces the protein MARWYIIHAYSGFENKVKESILTEAERMGLSQLVEQVEVPTETVTEVKRGKKVLVERKFMPGYVLAKLAMNDDVYHLVKNTPKVTGFLGSSGKPQAISESEAARYFGAQKEAAAAPKHKVNVDYEIGDSVKVLDGPFASFNGVVEELDFEKNRVKVSVSIFGRATPVELDFEQVELSK
- the secE gene encoding preprotein translocase subunit SecE, with protein sequence MAKTSPSEFVNQVKTEWSKIAWPTRRETLMTAVLVVIMTSLLGIFFFGIDTFFGAIVQWLLSLASGR
- the rplA gene encoding 50S ribosomal protein L1 produces the protein MAKLTKKAKALATAIDREKLHGVDEALGLIKTHATAKFDESVEIAINLGVDPRHADQMVRGVVTLPAGTGKDVRVAVFARNDKAQQALDAGADIVGAEDLLESIQAGNIDFQRVIATPDMMGLVGRLGKVLGPKGLMPNPKLGTVTPNVAEAVKAAKGGQIEFRVEKAGIIHAGLGKSSFSAEDLRKNFDAFVDAIVKAKPSGSKGKYVRKIALSSSMGPGVKVDVAEVASI